AGTGCGATGCACCGCGGTCGGATGTCCTCGTGACCGACGATCCTCTGCGGGCGGCGGCATCCGGCGTCGAGGGCGTGACGCTGCTCGACTTCACCGACGTGTACTGCGACGACGAGGTGTGCTGGCCGGTGGTCGGCGGCGCGAACATCTATCGCGACCAGGACCACCTGACGGTGACCTTCGCTGACACGCTCGCGCCCTGGTACGCCGATGCCATCGAGTCAGCGTTGGAAACACGAGCGGGCTAAGGTCTGAGCCATGACTGTTGCCGCGGGTGCGTCGATCCTTTCCGTCGGCGGGAGTTCGCCCATCCTCGACCCGTCGTCCTTCGTCGCGTCGGGTGCCCGCGTCATCGGCGCCGTCACCCTCGGCGCCGGCGCGAGCGTCTGGTACAACGCCGTCCTTCGCGCTGACGGTGATGCCATCACGATCGGCGCCGGAAGCAATCTGCAGGACAACGTGTCCGTGCACGTCGATCGTGGGTCACCCGTCGTCATCGGAGAGAACGTTTCCGTCGGGCACAATGCCGTCGTCCACGGGTGCACGGTCGAAGACGGGTCACTCATCGGGATGGGGAGCGTCATCCTGTCGGGCGCCGTCATCGGCGCGGGATCGCTCGTGGCCGCCGGCGCCGTCGTGCTCGAGGGTACGGAGATCCCACCAGGGTCCCTCGTCGCGGGCGTGCCGGGGAAAGTGCGGAGACCGCTCACGGACGACGAACGCGACAGCATCCTGAACAACGCGGATGCCTATCGTGCGCACACCGCCGCTCACGAAGAGGCCGTCGACATGTAGCGGTTCACACCGCGCGTCCGACTGGGGAGGACGGCGCTGGCTCGGCAACACATGTCTGGTTCACGCGTCACCAAAGCAGAAGGAGCGCCTCCCCGTGGTCGACTACTATCTCTCGGCTGCCGGCGCCGACGGCAATCCCGGATCATCCGCTGCGCCCTGGCGTTCGCTCACGAGGCTGAACGCCGCGTTCGCGAGCGGAGCGATCAAGCTCGGTGATCGCGTTCTGCTGCGGCGCGGTGATGTCTTCCCGGGGCGACTGCGTCAGCCCGACATGCTCGACCCCACCCGCACGGGGTGGTTGCGGATCTCGGCGTACGGCGACGGCGCTGCGCCTGTCATCGACGGGTACAAGTACATCGTCAGCTGGACGCAGCACTCGGCCGATGTCTGGAAGGTCCACTACAAGGCCTCGAGTGCGGGCGTGAGCTACCAGGGATACGACTCCGCGCAAGGCGAGGGCGACGTCGGACATCTGCTCGTCGATGGCGCCGTGCGAGGAGTGCGACGCACGGCACTGAGCGGGATGACCACGCAGTGGGACTTCTACTCGGGCGGCGGGGTCCTGTATGTCAAGTCGTCGAGGAACCCCTCCGTGCTGGCAGGACAGGT
This genomic stretch from Microbacterium sp. SLBN-146 harbors:
- a CDS encoding gamma carbonic anhydrase family protein, whose amino-acid sequence is MTVAAGASILSVGGSSPILDPSSFVASGARVIGAVTLGAGASVWYNAVLRADGDAITIGAGSNLQDNVSVHVDRGSPVVIGENVSVGHNAVVHGCTVEDGSLIGMGSVILSGAVIGAGSLVAAGAVVLEGTEIPPGSLVAGVPGKVRRPLTDDERDSILNNADAYRAHTAAHEEAVDM